In a genomic window of Occallatibacter riparius:
- a CDS encoding GNAT family N-acetyltransferase → MGTTIRAATAEDVGLILRFVRALAMYEREPDAVEATEEDLLRHGFGETPYFQCLIAERDGQPAGFALYFYDYSTWLGKPGLYLEDVFVDPPFRGLGIGKALLQRLAAIALEKGCARMKWEVLDWNQPAIDFYGGLGAEFLDTWRNVRVSGEALRKLAGTCGAADCGFAVS, encoded by the coding sequence ATGGGAACGACGATTCGGGCGGCGACGGCCGAGGATGTGGGGCTGATTCTGCGGTTTGTCCGTGCGCTGGCAATGTATGAGCGCGAGCCGGACGCCGTGGAGGCCACCGAAGAGGACCTGCTGCGGCATGGGTTCGGGGAAACTCCTTACTTTCAGTGCTTAATCGCGGAGCGCGACGGGCAGCCGGCGGGTTTTGCGCTGTATTTCTACGATTACTCGACGTGGCTGGGGAAGCCGGGGCTGTACCTGGAAGATGTGTTCGTGGATCCACCGTTCCGGGGACTGGGGATCGGCAAGGCTCTGCTGCAACGGCTGGCGGCGATTGCGCTGGAGAAGGGCTGCGCACGGATGAAGTGGGAGGTGCTGGACTGGAACCAGCCAGCCATCGATTTCTATGGGGGGCTCGGAGCGGAGTTCCTGGATACGTGGCGGAACGTGCGGGTGAGTGGAGAGGCGCTGCGCAAATTGGCAGGCACCTGCGGTGCGGCTGACTGCGGCTTCGCAGTTAGTTGA
- a CDS encoding DUF3141 domain-containing protein, producing the protein MTDPSEFLARFSDTTDKTTQLFAKRLQTATQRFNEHVNEVRKDLFDLQQKTALPSDFFQQWTQYTTDFAQRWILYWDTLRQRGDNFIAHEQAGKPPVLHFDYELIVDARTFDRPANYALLRLLPPAGVTTDPKRRPYIIIDPRAGHGPGIGGFKDDSQAGVAMRDGHPVYFVMFYPKPVPGQTLLDVCAAEKRFVRKVRELHPHSAKPVVIGNCQGGWAAMMLAASDPDSVGPLVINGAPMSYWGGSWSEGEGENPMRYSGGLLGGSWLSSFVADLGDGIFDGANLVLNFEDLNPANTFWDKYYNLFANVDNEPERFLDFERWWGGYSLLNKQEIEWIVQNLFVGNRIWSGSKTDLGGMTFDLRDIKSPIILFASMGDNITPPQQAFNWIADIYHSTDEIKARGHVIIGLVHKSIGHLGIFVSGKVAKKEYTEIVSVLKTIEMLPPGIYGMHIIESKDEDGKPQYDVEFIEHSLEDITDRLNRFKRQDERPFQAVADISEFNQRAYDLFLSPIVKSWSNQYTAMMGRLFHPMRFQRWAISNLNPWLWWLEPAADKVKENRQPVASDQELRKFERGFSDLISASLDYYRDVRDAASEAMFFQTYGSLVSHKPQADVSQQSSDDDLTASERIAKAVSQGGYAEAIARAGYLLSARGKPLPLAQFELKKKLIAKYGHLIPKVTPEQMRIIRGNQEVICRHAPQRALKTLPLLLSTPTDQENFLTLIEAVVDDYSATFGMTEEQSTMLQRIRDVLHVPEQTPELARV; encoded by the coding sequence ATGACCGATCCAAGCGAGTTCCTTGCCAGATTCAGCGACACAACCGACAAAACCACGCAACTCTTCGCCAAACGACTGCAAACCGCCACGCAGCGATTCAATGAGCATGTAAACGAAGTCCGCAAAGACCTCTTCGACCTTCAGCAAAAAACAGCGCTGCCGTCCGATTTCTTCCAGCAGTGGACGCAATACACCACCGACTTCGCACAACGCTGGATCCTCTACTGGGACACCCTTCGCCAGCGCGGCGACAACTTCATCGCGCACGAGCAAGCCGGCAAGCCGCCCGTCCTTCATTTCGATTACGAGCTAATCGTCGACGCGCGCACCTTCGATCGGCCAGCAAACTACGCTCTGCTCCGACTCCTGCCTCCGGCCGGCGTCACCACCGATCCCAAGCGCCGACCCTACATCATCATTGACCCACGCGCTGGCCACGGCCCTGGCATCGGCGGATTCAAAGACGACTCCCAAGCTGGCGTTGCTATGCGCGACGGCCATCCCGTCTACTTCGTCATGTTCTACCCGAAGCCGGTTCCGGGCCAGACGCTCCTCGATGTTTGCGCCGCAGAAAAGCGCTTCGTCCGCAAGGTGCGCGAGCTGCATCCTCACAGTGCCAAGCCCGTTGTCATTGGCAACTGTCAGGGAGGCTGGGCCGCCATGATGCTCGCCGCCTCGGATCCCGACTCAGTCGGTCCCCTCGTCATCAATGGCGCGCCCATGTCCTACTGGGGCGGCTCGTGGAGCGAAGGCGAAGGCGAAAACCCCATGCGCTACTCCGGTGGCCTGCTCGGTGGCTCCTGGCTGTCCTCCTTTGTCGCCGACCTTGGCGATGGCATCTTCGACGGCGCCAATCTTGTGCTCAACTTTGAAGACCTCAACCCTGCCAACACCTTCTGGGACAAGTACTACAACCTGTTCGCCAATGTAGACAACGAGCCCGAGCGCTTCCTCGACTTCGAGCGCTGGTGGGGCGGATACTCGCTCCTCAACAAACAGGAGATCGAGTGGATCGTGCAGAATCTCTTCGTCGGCAACCGCATTTGGTCCGGCAGCAAGACCGACCTCGGAGGCATGACCTTCGATCTGCGCGACATCAAGTCGCCCATCATTCTCTTCGCCTCCATGGGCGACAACATCACTCCTCCGCAACAGGCCTTCAACTGGATAGCGGATATCTACCACTCCACCGACGAGATCAAAGCGCGCGGCCACGTCATCATCGGCCTTGTACACAAGAGCATCGGCCACCTCGGCATCTTCGTCTCCGGCAAAGTCGCCAAAAAGGAATACACCGAAATCGTCTCCGTCTTGAAGACGATTGAAATGCTACCCCCCGGCATCTATGGAATGCACATCATCGAAAGCAAGGACGAAGATGGCAAGCCGCAGTACGATGTCGAATTCATCGAGCACAGTCTCGAAGACATCACCGATCGCCTCAACCGCTTCAAGCGCCAGGACGAGCGACCCTTCCAGGCCGTCGCCGACATATCCGAGTTCAACCAGCGCGCCTACGATCTCTTCCTCAGCCCCATCGTGAAGAGCTGGTCCAACCAGTACACCGCCATGATGGGCCGCCTCTTCCACCCCATGCGCTTCCAGCGCTGGGCCATCTCCAACCTGAACCCATGGCTGTGGTGGCTCGAGCCCGCAGCCGACAAAGTGAAAGAGAACCGACAGCCCGTTGCTTCCGACCAGGAACTGCGCAAGTTCGAACGCGGATTCTCCGACCTCATCAGCGCCTCGCTCGACTACTACCGCGACGTGCGCGACGCCGCCAGCGAGGCCATGTTCTTCCAGACCTACGGAAGCCTCGTCTCACACAAACCCCAAGCCGATGTAAGTCAACAATCCAGCGATGACGATCTCACCGCCTCCGAAAGAATCGCCAAAGCAGTCTCGCAGGGAGGCTACGCCGAAGCCATTGCGCGTGCCGGCTACCTGCTCTCGGCCAGGGGAAAGCCCCTCCCGCTCGCGCAGTTCGAACTGAAGAAAAAGCTGATCGCAAAGTACGGCCATCTGATTCCCAAGGTCACGCCCGAACAGATGCGAATCATTCGCGGCAACCAGGAAGTCATCTGCCGTCACGCGCCTCAAAGAGCTTTGAAGACTCTGCCGTTGCTGCTCTCAACGCCTACCGATCAGGAGAACTTCCTCACCCTCATAGAAGCCGTTGTCGACGACTACTCCGCCACCTTCGGCATGACAGAAGAACAGAGCACCATGCTGCAGCGCATTCGCGACGTTCTCCATGTCCCCGAACAAACCCCTGAATTGGCCCGCGTCTGA
- a CDS encoding glycoside hydrolase family 9 protein → MRIRLGVCLLLALASVPSLFGADVNMQVTDKNYLNTQGFSVFLYDSTYHPVFVDQKNTAMEMILHGQRIATNGDVRLMPTPEQWDLVATLKGRHADKENNRLTANLAFPSFDLSYTLEVAAEPGGVKVSINLDKPLPEKLAGRAGFNLEFLPSIYMGKAYLVDGTKAGIFPRTPDDPMVKVMPLVDEPKKAYYLEDWDKAKGYTQPLPFAQGKTITLGVDDALARVKVTSDTSDLMLFDGRNRAQNGWFVLRSLIPSGKTTGAIVWHIHPDVIPNWTRPPMVAHSQVGYVPEFSKVAVIELDPKYDAPKTAKVLRLTEDGSYKQVFEGPITPSIPWLRYVYSKFDFTPIKDPGLYVIEYAGQRTAPFPISKDAYANIWQDSLDHHIAEQMDHVAVREGYRVWHGASHLDDGRMAPVVGEQFDGWNQATATDGKWKGGDHIPGMNVGGWYDAGDFDLEEPAQLNVIQSLALAYREFNLKYDELTVDETTRQVEMHRPDGVPDTVEQVKHGALLILAQFHNIGHAIRGTHEPDLRQYTHLGDGASKTDGRIYDPKLGPNEVKGDYSGRPDDRWIFTTNNPFFQWNAIAALAAASDTLKGYDDALAKDCLDTAIKAYNDEKAHPTPFPSGGWGGAPGSAPANGVLAASQGTTAGAQPHSNPPASSTPPPPPAGARGNFGPAMEWTATLELTIATHGAEPYKSRLKELFPQMITPQRMDFGGWTAVRALPWLDPAAKDQMHEAVKTYMEGFDKKMEATPFGVPPSLGTWGGSGAVVDMAIRMYFLHKAFPDLVGPEYTLRAVNYILGTHPVSSTSYVAGVGTVSKTKTYSNNRGDNAFIPGAVIPGYIIIKPDFLECIDDFGFLWFEDEAVVAGSASWVVAGNAAEALTHESK, encoded by the coding sequence ATGCGCATCCGTCTCGGAGTCTGCCTCCTCCTGGCCCTCGCTTCCGTTCCCAGCCTCTTCGGTGCCGACGTCAACATGCAGGTCACCGACAAGAACTACCTCAACACCCAGGGATTTAGCGTTTTCCTTTACGACAGCACCTATCATCCCGTCTTCGTCGACCAGAAGAACACCGCCATGGAGATGATCCTCCACGGCCAGCGCATCGCCACCAACGGCGACGTGCGCCTCATGCCCACCCCCGAGCAGTGGGACCTGGTCGCCACTCTCAAAGGCCGTCACGCCGACAAGGAGAACAACCGCCTCACCGCCAACCTCGCGTTCCCGAGCTTCGATCTGAGCTACACCCTCGAAGTCGCAGCGGAACCCGGCGGCGTGAAGGTCAGCATCAATCTCGACAAGCCTCTACCCGAGAAGCTCGCCGGCCGCGCCGGCTTCAACCTCGAGTTCCTGCCCTCCATCTACATGGGAAAGGCCTACCTGGTCGACGGAACCAAGGCCGGCATCTTCCCGCGCACCCCTGATGACCCAATGGTCAAAGTGATGCCCTTGGTCGACGAGCCCAAAAAGGCCTACTACCTCGAAGACTGGGACAAGGCCAAGGGATACACCCAGCCGCTTCCGTTTGCGCAGGGCAAGACCATCACCCTCGGCGTCGACGACGCCCTCGCCCGCGTCAAAGTCACCTCCGACACCTCCGACCTCATGCTCTTCGACGGCCGCAACCGCGCCCAGAACGGCTGGTTCGTGCTCCGCTCGCTTATCCCCTCCGGCAAGACCACCGGCGCCATCGTTTGGCACATTCACCCCGACGTCATTCCCAACTGGACGCGTCCCCCCATGGTCGCGCACAGCCAAGTCGGCTACGTGCCCGAGTTCTCCAAAGTGGCGGTCATCGAACTCGATCCCAAGTACGACGCGCCCAAAACCGCCAAAGTGCTGCGCCTTACTGAAGACGGCTCCTACAAGCAGGTATTCGAGGGCCCCATCACCCCCTCAATCCCCTGGCTGCGCTACGTCTATTCGAAATTTGACTTCACCCCGATCAAAGACCCCGGCCTCTATGTCATTGAGTACGCCGGTCAGCGTACCGCGCCCTTCCCCATCTCCAAGGACGCATACGCCAACATTTGGCAGGACAGCCTCGACCATCACATTGCCGAGCAGATGGATCACGTCGCCGTCCGTGAAGGCTACCGCGTGTGGCATGGCGCTTCTCATCTCGACGACGGCCGCATGGCCCCCGTCGTCGGCGAGCAGTTCGACGGCTGGAACCAGGCCACCGCTACCGACGGCAAGTGGAAAGGCGGCGATCACATCCCCGGCATGAACGTCGGTGGCTGGTACGACGCCGGCGACTTCGACCTCGAGGAGCCCGCGCAGCTCAACGTCATCCAGAGCCTTGCTCTCGCCTACCGCGAATTCAACCTCAAGTACGACGAGCTCACCGTCGACGAAACCACACGCCAGGTCGAGATGCACCGCCCTGACGGCGTGCCCGACACCGTCGAGCAGGTCAAGCACGGCGCACTCCTCATCCTCGCGCAGTTCCACAACATCGGCCACGCCATCCGCGGCACCCACGAGCCCGATCTCCGCCAGTACACCCACCTCGGCGACGGAGCCTCGAAAACCGACGGCCGCATCTATGACCCCAAGCTCGGTCCCAACGAAGTCAAGGGCGACTACTCCGGCCGACCCGACGACCGCTGGATCTTCACCACCAACAATCCCTTCTTCCAGTGGAACGCCATCGCTGCCCTCGCCGCCGCCTCCGACACGCTGAAAGGCTATGATGACGCGCTGGCCAAGGACTGCCTCGACACCGCCATCAAGGCTTACAACGACGAGAAGGCCCACCCCACCCCCTTCCCCTCCGGCGGCTGGGGCGGAGCCCCCGGCAGTGCTCCGGCCAACGGCGTCCTCGCCGCCTCGCAGGGCACGACCGCCGGCGCTCAACCCCATTCCAACCCTCCGGCATCCAGCACCCCACCCCCTCCCCCCGCCGGCGCTCGTGGCAACTTCGGCCCGGCGATGGAATGGACCGCAACCCTCGAACTCACCATCGCCACCCATGGAGCCGAACCCTACAAGTCCCGCCTGAAAGAACTGTTCCCGCAGATGATCACCCCGCAGCGCATGGATTTCGGCGGCTGGACCGCCGTCCGCGCCCTGCCCTGGCTCGACCCCGCAGCCAAAGACCAGATGCACGAAGCGGTGAAGACCTACATGGAAGGCTTCGACAAGAAGATGGAAGCCACCCCCTTCGGCGTACCCCCCAGCCTCGGCACCTGGGGCGGATCGGGAGCTGTAGTCGACATGGCAATCCGCATGTACTTCCTGCACAAGGCTTTTCCTGACCTCGTCGGTCCCGAATACACCCTCCGCGCCGTCAACTACATCCTGGGCACGCACCCCGTCTCCAGCACCTCGTATGTCGCCGGCGTCGGCACCGTCTCCAAAACCAAGACCTACAGCAACAACCGCGGCGACAACGCCTTCATCCCAGGCGCTGTCATTCCCGGCTACATCATCATCAAGCCCGACTTCCTCGAGTGCATCGACGACTTCGGCTTCCTCTGGTTCGAAGACGAAGCCGTCGTCGCCGGCTCAGCAAGCTGGGTAGTAGCCGGCAACGCCGCCGAAGCCCTCACCCACGAATCGAAGTAA
- a CDS encoding carboxypeptidase-like regulatory domain-containing protein, with product MKRILSLCLGLVAFVAVPVMAQAPAAAPTGKIHGHVINPTGAPQGAGNVTALPSGKDKGDVFQVNAQGEFTGEVPAGTYTLVFRMPDTPQDKQVDKIENVKVTAGQTTEQDIDMSREAYVKTLPADQQKQLEDMKKHNSEALKANEVIKHLNADLKTVADDIHEADATKDPAAKTAKFTEAEQLMLKDTAAKTDASILWARLCQAEVGLKKFDDAITSCKKAVDLETTSKKPNPEVQGLAQSILGEAYARTGKVEDANAAYDAAAKANPPQASFYLKNQAVIFFQQNNAQAQIAAADKAIAANPNPNDPNLAILYYLKGQGLVGSATMGPDPKNPKQQIIILPPGCAEAYQKYLELAPNGPYAADAQGILQQAGQKVSSSYKAGKKS from the coding sequence ATGAAACGGATCCTCTCACTTTGCCTCGGGCTGGTGGCCTTTGTCGCTGTCCCCGTGATGGCCCAGGCGCCTGCCGCCGCACCCACGGGCAAAATCCACGGACACGTCATTAATCCCACCGGCGCTCCGCAGGGTGCCGGCAACGTAACCGCTCTGCCGTCTGGCAAGGACAAGGGAGATGTCTTCCAGGTCAACGCTCAGGGCGAGTTCACCGGCGAAGTTCCGGCCGGTACTTACACGCTCGTCTTCCGCATGCCTGACACCCCCCAGGACAAGCAGGTCGACAAGATCGAGAACGTCAAGGTCACTGCCGGTCAGACCACCGAGCAGGACATCGACATGTCCCGCGAGGCCTACGTCAAGACCCTCCCCGCTGATCAGCAGAAGCAGCTCGAGGACATGAAGAAGCACAACTCTGAGGCGCTCAAGGCCAATGAGGTCATCAAGCACCTCAACGCCGACCTCAAGACTGTCGCCGACGACATCCACGAGGCCGACGCAACCAAGGACCCCGCAGCCAAGACAGCGAAGTTCACTGAAGCCGAACAGTTGATGCTGAAGGACACCGCGGCCAAGACCGACGCCTCCATCCTCTGGGCTCGCCTCTGCCAGGCCGAGGTCGGCCTCAAGAAGTTCGACGACGCCATCACCTCCTGCAAGAAGGCCGTCGATCTCGAAACAACCTCGAAGAAGCCCAATCCTGAAGTGCAGGGACTGGCGCAGAGCATTCTCGGCGAAGCGTACGCCCGCACCGGCAAGGTTGAAGATGCGAACGCCGCCTACGACGCCGCTGCCAAGGCCAATCCCCCCCAGGCCTCCTTCTATCTGAAGAACCAGGCCGTCATCTTCTTCCAGCAGAACAACGCCCAAGCCCAGATCGCCGCGGCCGACAAGGCTATTGCCGCCAACCCCAATCCCAACGACCCCAACCTGGCCATCCTCTATTACCTCAAGGGTCAGGGACTGGTCGGCAGCGCCACCATGGGACCCGACCCCAAGAACCCCAAGCAGCAGATCATCATTCTGCCTCCGGGCTGCGCTGAAGCCTACCAGAAGTACCTCGAATTGGCGCCCAACGGCCCCTATGCCGCCGATGCGCAGGGCATCCTGCAGCAGGCCGGCCAGAAGGTCAGCTCCTCCTACAAGGCCGGCAAGAAGTCGTAG
- the trmFO gene encoding methylenetetrahydrofolate--tRNA-(uracil(54)-C(5))-methyltransferase (FADH(2)-oxidizing) TrmFO codes for MRKIRVIGGGLAGPEAALTAARLGCEVELYEMRHVVDGKPLLTPAHRTTDFGELVCSNSLKSESENTAPWLLKQEMRRYGSALLKMADETAVPAGHALAVDRVEFSRRIQEAIEREPRIRVVREEVTSLEDYDGLTIVATGPLTSDALGTEIQRITGSQHLAFYDSISPIVDAETIDMERVYFAARWDKGTPDYINCPMNREEYDAFYEALVGAEAAESKEWEKCDYFEGCLPIEVLARRGRDTLRFGPMKPVGLRDPRTGKTPWAVVQLRKENLRADSYNLVGFQNHLKYGEQAKVLRLIPGLENARFLRYGQIHRNTYICAPALLDAALRLKERPAILFAGQISGVEGYTESIATGMLAGIYAAGISRGEEPVPVPRGTALGSLVHYITHADVKHFQPANITFDLLVPLEEETRKKVRDKKERKRIQCERALAEFDAWMAAEQLYHSKHV; via the coding sequence TTGAGGAAGATTCGGGTGATTGGCGGAGGGCTGGCGGGGCCGGAGGCGGCGCTGACGGCGGCCCGGTTGGGCTGCGAGGTGGAGCTTTATGAAATGCGGCACGTGGTGGATGGAAAACCGCTGCTGACGCCGGCGCACCGGACCACGGATTTCGGCGAGCTGGTCTGCTCGAACTCGCTGAAGAGCGAATCGGAGAATACGGCTCCGTGGCTGCTGAAGCAGGAGATGCGGCGCTATGGGTCCGCGCTGTTGAAGATGGCCGATGAGACAGCGGTTCCGGCGGGGCATGCGCTGGCGGTGGATCGGGTGGAGTTTTCGCGGCGGATCCAGGAGGCGATCGAGCGGGAGCCGCGGATCAGGGTGGTTCGCGAGGAAGTGACTTCGCTGGAGGATTACGACGGGCTGACGATCGTGGCGACGGGGCCGCTAACGTCAGATGCGCTGGGCACGGAGATTCAGAGGATTACCGGATCGCAGCACCTGGCGTTTTATGACTCGATTTCGCCGATCGTGGATGCCGAGACGATCGATATGGAGCGGGTGTACTTTGCCGCGCGGTGGGATAAGGGCACGCCCGACTATATCAATTGCCCGATGAACCGCGAGGAGTATGACGCGTTTTATGAGGCGCTGGTGGGTGCGGAGGCCGCGGAGTCGAAGGAGTGGGAGAAGTGCGACTATTTTGAGGGCTGTCTGCCGATCGAGGTGCTGGCGCGGCGCGGGCGGGATACGCTGCGGTTCGGGCCGATGAAGCCAGTGGGCTTGCGCGATCCGCGGACCGGGAAGACGCCTTGGGCGGTGGTGCAGTTGCGCAAGGAGAATCTGCGGGCGGACAGCTATAACCTGGTCGGGTTCCAGAATCACCTCAAGTATGGTGAGCAGGCGAAGGTGCTGCGGTTGATTCCCGGTCTCGAGAACGCGCGGTTCCTGCGGTACGGGCAGATTCATCGCAACACCTATATCTGTGCGCCTGCGCTGCTGGATGCGGCGCTGCGCCTGAAGGAACGGCCGGCGATTCTGTTCGCGGGGCAGATTTCCGGCGTCGAGGGATATACGGAGTCGATTGCGACGGGGATGCTGGCGGGGATCTACGCAGCTGGAATCTCTCGCGGAGAGGAGCCCGTGCCGGTTCCGCGGGGAACGGCGCTGGGGTCGCTGGTGCACTACATTACGCACGCCGATGTGAAGCATTTTCAGCCGGCGAACATCACGTTCGATCTGCTGGTGCCCCTTGAGGAAGAGACGCGCAAGAAGGTGCGGGATAAGAAGGAACGCAAGCGGATCCAGTGCGAGAGAGCGCTGGCGGAATTCGATGCCTGGATGGCGGCGGAGCAGCTCTACCACTCTAAACACGTTTAG